ATTGCAGCTTTGTTTGCACCAGTTGCTCATGAGAGCATAATACTTTTTCAGCAAAAGAAACAAAAAGAGGGAAAATCAATATTTGAGGCAGAGGAGAATACAATCAAGGTATTGTATGTTGAAGAAAATAGCGTTGCTGAAAAGATGGGAATAAGACCTGGTGATATATTGATTTCTATAAATGGGATTTTAATTCAATCTGAAAGTGACCTTGAGAGGATATTTTCAGATGCACAGATTTATATGTGGGTGAAGGTAAAGGATAAAAGAGGGAAAGTAAGAGAGCTTTACTATCAGGACTATGAAAACGGGATAAGAAACCTTGGTATAATAGTCATTACCAAAAACGTGATGCCAAACTATGAAATTGAGACTGAAGGTTATTTTATATTTATTAAAAGTATAGCTAGCAGAATAAAAAGATTTTTGTTCAATAAGACAAATTGATATTCAATAAATAAAATTTTTATTTAATTTATACTTTTAATTAAAATAACATTACCCGCAGTCCAGTAAAAAACGCTTTTTATAGAGAAAAGGGGAATGGGGCATTTTTAGCCTACCATTCCCCTTATAAATTCTACAATCTCAATTGATGAATTTGGTTTTGCCAGAAATGTACATGCAAGTTTCATGTGCTCAAGCCTTTGCGGGTTTTTTATTATTTGATTAAAGACTATATCAAAACTATCAACGTTTTTTACATATGCTGCAGCGCCATTGTTGATAAGATAAAAGGTATTTCTCTCCTCTTGTCCGGGTATAGGAGAAATTAAAATCATTGGAAGTTTACGAGAAAGTGCCTCGGCGCAGGTAAGACCACCGGGCTTTGTAATCAAAATATTACTTATTTCCATGAGCTTGTCTATAAAATCGATAAAACCAAATACGCGTATCTTTTTTCCAAAAGCTCCTCCTTCCAGTGACTTTTTTAAGGTTTTGTTTTTTCCGGCAACAACAATTATTTGGTAGCTTTCATCACATATTCTGCAAACCATTTCAACTATATCCTCAATATTTCCAAGACCAAGGCTTCCTCCCATGATTAAGATTGTAGGTTTGTCTTCAAGGTTAAGTTCAGCAAGAATTTGCTTTTTTTCATGACTTATTGAAAAAGATGGATTGATAGGGATGCCCAGAGGTAACACTTTTTTTTCGACAGCTCCTTTTTTAACAGCTTCATATACCAGGTTTTCGTGATGAACAATTATATAGTCGGTATAATCATTAATCCAGTAAGGGTGTATAGTAAAATCTGTAACTACGCTGATGATAGGTATATTAATTTGTCCACGCTTTTTTAGCTGGCTTACCATATCCACAGGTGATGGATGAGTTCCAATTATAACGTCAGGATTTAGCTGGGTGATTATGTTATAGAGTTTGAAGAATGCAAAGTAAAACTTTTCGTAAATTGTCCTGCTAAAGTGTGTAGGCGGGTCTTTGTCTGTTGAGTCATATACAAGCCCGTATATAAAAGGAACTGTTTTAATAGCTTTCAAGTATGTACCAACCGCGAGCCTGTCGAGTATCGGGCTAATAATTTTGAGTGTGTCTATAATTTCTACTTTTGCCTGTGGATCTTTTTGCAAAAATGCTGTTTTTAGTGCGCTTGATGCGGCAAAATGTCCGCCACCGGCATCAAGACTCAATATCAGGATATTCATGCTCTATTCCCTCAAATCTTTCTAAAATTAATTTAAAGTCATGACAAATAAAATGAGAAGCTCCATCAAATAAAGACGAGGATAAACTACCCATGATTATTATATACTATTTCATTGGTAATGTGAAATATTCAGAAAACAAAATAGTAAAAAATTATATTATATGGGAACGGAAAAATAAATAATTAGCCCTACAAATTGTTGCTGATGATGTGATATCAAAATAGAGAAGCAACAGCATATTTGTACACCATTTTATGATAATAAGTGTAGAGTTAAATTATAATAAACTTCTTAAAAAACAGTTTTTAAGATTAGTTGTGATTCACAGTTTTCAATCAATAATCTTTTTGTAAATATTTCATTTAAATAATTGATTGTTGTGCTACTTTTGATTATACTTATTTTGTACTCATTTACCACTAAGGATAGGGTGTTTAGATTTGAAAGCAAATTTGGACTTATTACAGGGTTAGTAATAATAGTGTTAATGTGTATAATAGTAATAATTGATTATATAGGATCAAGGTTTGCATGTACATTGATTTGAAATTTTATAGGATTAATTTCTGGAATCTATAACAAAGAGGGGATTTGAATATAGATGAGTATAATAGAAGTTTTTCATCAGCATTTGCATCAAAAGCAGAGATTTTCGCAAAATACAATAATGTCTTATATAAGAGATGTAAAAAAATACATAGAGTTTTTAGAAAGAATTGGGATTAAAATTGAAAATACTTCTCAAGCTACTGTTATCACATACATAATTGATATGCAAAAAAACGGTAAGTCTAACAGTACGATAGCAAGAGCAATTGTTTCACTGAAGGTGTTCTATGAATTTTTGAAAGAGCAGAGCATAGTGGACATAGGGAAAATAGAGGTTGATCCACCCAAACTTGAAAGAACGCTTCCTCAAATTTTGACAAAAGATGAGGTGGAGAAACTTTTAAGCTGTCCAAAAGAAGATGATATAAAAGGTATCAGAGACAAGGCAATGCTTGAGGTGCTGTATGCAACAGGCATCAGGGTAAGTGAGCTGATTAGTCTTAACCTTTCTGATATCAACCTTGATCATGGATACATTATATGCAGAAACAAAAAAAGAGACAGGGTTATTCCAGTTGGCAGTTATGCAATTGAGGCAGTGGAGAAATATCTAAAATATTCAAGACCATATCTTGCAAGAAATAAAGAGGAAGAAGCTCTTTTTTTAAATTTCAATGGTTCAAGAATGACAAGACAGGGATTTTGGAAGATAGTAAAATTCTATGCTACTGCTGCAGGTATAAACAAGGAGATAACTCCTCATGTGCTGAGACACTCTTTTGCAACCCACCTGATAGAAAACGGAGCAGATGTAAGAGCTGTTCAGCAGATGCTGGGGCATGCTGATATTTCCACCACGCAGCGATATCTTCAGATAGCAAATGTTAAGTTAAAAGAGGTTTATCAAAGAGCGCATCCACGCGCATAGAATTTATAATTTTAACATAAAATAACATATATTGGTTGTAAGAGGTTTGAAAGTTGGCAAGGCTATGCCTTGCTTTTTATCTTTATCAGATAGTATTGGACAGGGAGATGAAGAGTATTGAGAAATTTAAGGTTTTATATTGCCATTTTTGCGGGAAACATGGTTAGATTTTTGCTGAAGCTTTTAAGAAAAGATGCCACAAGTGCGCCTGGTAAAATTGCCTTGAAAATCTATCCAGACATTCTGAAAGAGATTGACAAAAGATGCAAATTGAAAATATTTATATCTGGTACAAATGGAAAAACTACAACCAATAATTTAATACATTGGTTAATAAATGATGATAAAATTGTCCTGTCAAATCTAAAGGGTTCTAATATGGCAAATGGACTTGTCGGAGCTTTTTTAAATAATATTAAAAAAAGCTATGATGTGGGGTGTTTTGAGGTTGATGAGGGGTCACTGCCGAGGGTTACCATGCATTTAAAACCTGACATATTTGTAACAACAAATATTTTCAGAGATCAGCTTGACAGGTATGGCGAGCTTGACAGGGTCAAGGATCTTATCTTAAGTCATATTAATGGTGCCTTGGCGCTTATAAATGCAGATGATCCCAATCTGGCAAGTTACAATGGAGAGAAGAAGTTTTATTACAGTGTTGATGAAAATGCGCTCAGTAGACTGGCAAATGTGACACTTGACTCCCGCTTTTGCCCGATTTGTAATAACCAGCTCGAATATACATTTTATAATGTTGGACATCTTGGAAAATATGTTTGCAACAGATGCGGATACAAAAATCCTGAAAGCAGATTTGTAATCACCGGTATTAAGAATGAAGATGGTAACTTTATATTTGACTTTGTGGATAGGGAAAGTGGCATAACAATTCAGAATATTAGATGGAGAACAGGGGGCATTTATAACCTTTATAATGTATGTGCGGCAATGTCTGTTGGAGTCTTACTGGGGATAGAGACAAATAAAATAAAAGAACGAGTTGAGACATTTATAAACAGACTTGGTCGCATGGAAGAAATAAAAATAGGTGATAAAAAGGTAGTAATATCGCTTGTTAAAAATCCAGTTGGCATGACTGAGACATTAAAAACAATAGCAGAAGACCCCTATCCTAAAGCAATCATTTTCATTCTCAATGACAATGCTGCTGATGGTAAAGATGTTTCGTGGATCTGGGATGCTGATTTTGACATATTGAGTGAAATTAAAGATATTAGATCTTTATTTTTTGGTGGAAAAAGAAAAGAGGATATCGCCCTGAGAGTCAAGTACAGCAGTTTTGAACTTAAAAACTTTGAGTTTATTGATTTTGAAAAAGATTTGAAGAAAGTAATTTCACTTACAGAAGCTTACAAGATTTACATTCTTCCCACATATACAGCTTTGTTTAAGACAAAGAAAATAATAGAGAGTTTGAAAAAGCATTGAGGTGATAGGATTGGAACTAAACATTGTGAATATGTTTCCGGAAGCTTTGAATTTATACGGTGATAGGGGTAATATCATTACACTGCAAAAAAGATGTGAATGGAGAGGTATAAAAGCAAATATAGTTGAATATAGCTTCAATTCAAACCAGGAAATTTTAAAAACTGCGGATATAATCCTGCTTGGAGGGGCATCTGACAGGGAGCAAGCAATTATGTATAGCCAATTGCTAAACTTAAAAGATCTGCTAAAAAGCCTTATTGAGGATGGAGTTTGCCTTCTTGCAATTTGTGGAGGGTATCAGCTCTTAGGGGAGGCTTATATTGATGCTAATAAGAGAGTTATTAAGGGGCTTGGAATATTGGATTTTTATACCCGGTCTGAAGGCAAAAGACTGATTGGGAATATAGTCATTGAAACAACCCTGGATATTTTTCCAAAAACAGTTGTGGGTTACGAAAATCATGGTGGCAGGACATATCATGGTTTTAAGCCCTTTGGTAATGTTTTAAAGGGCTCTGGCAATAACGGGAGGGACGGGTTTGAAGGACTAATTTATAAAAATGTCATAGCTACTTATTTACATGGACCTCTTCTTCCCAAAAATCCGCATATTGCTGATTATATTCTCAAAAGAGCTCTTGAAAGAAAGTATGCTTTAAGCAAATTGGAGTTTCAAAAATTGGATGATGAATTGGAGTATATGGCACACAATAGAGTAAAGGAGTTGTATATGTAATACAGAATCTTTTGCAAAAGACTGCTATTAAGTGGCAGTCTTTTATAATT
The Caldicellulosiruptor morganii DNA segment above includes these coding regions:
- a CDS encoding type 1 glutamine amidotransferase, encoding MNMFPEALNLYGDRGNIITLQKRCEWRGIKANIVEYSFNSNQEILKTADIILLGGASDREQAIMYSQLLNLKDLLKSLIEDGVCLLAICGGYQLLGEAYIDANKRVIKGLGILDFYTRSEGKRLIGNIVIETTLDIFPKTVVGYENHGGRTYHGFKPFGNVLKGSGNNGRDGFEGLIYKNVIATYLHGPLLPKNPHIADYILKRALERKYALSKLEFQKLDDELEYMAHNRVKELYM
- the xerD gene encoding site-specific tyrosine recombinase XerD, producing the protein MSIIEVFHQHLHQKQRFSQNTIMSYIRDVKKYIEFLERIGIKIENTSQATVITYIIDMQKNGKSNSTIARAIVSLKVFYEFLKEQSIVDIGKIEVDPPKLERTLPQILTKDEVEKLLSCPKEDDIKGIRDKAMLEVLYATGIRVSELISLNLSDINLDHGYIICRNKKRDRVIPVGSYAIEAVEKYLKYSRPYLARNKEEEALFLNFNGSRMTRQGFWKIVKFYATAAGINKEITPHVLRHSFATHLIENGADVRAVQQMLGHADISTTQRYLQIANVKLKEVYQRAHPRA
- a CDS encoding MurT ligase domain-containing protein: MRNLRFYIAIFAGNMVRFLLKLLRKDATSAPGKIALKIYPDILKEIDKRCKLKIFISGTNGKTTTNNLIHWLINDDKIVLSNLKGSNMANGLVGAFLNNIKKSYDVGCFEVDEGSLPRVTMHLKPDIFVTTNIFRDQLDRYGELDRVKDLILSHINGALALINADDPNLASYNGEKKFYYSVDENALSRLANVTLDSRFCPICNNQLEYTFYNVGHLGKYVCNRCGYKNPESRFVITGIKNEDGNFIFDFVDRESGITIQNIRWRTGGIYNLYNVCAAMSVGVLLGIETNKIKERVETFINRLGRMEEIKIGDKKVVISLVKNPVGMTETLKTIAEDPYPKAIIFILNDNAADGKDVSWIWDADFDILSEIKDIRSLFFGGKRKEDIALRVKYSSFELKNFEFIDFEKDLKKVISLTEAYKIYILPTYTALFKTKKIIESLKKH
- a CDS encoding MGDG synthase family glycosyltransferase, whose amino-acid sequence is MNILILSLDAGGGHFAASSALKTAFLQKDPQAKVEIIDTLKIISPILDRLAVGTYLKAIKTVPFIYGLVYDSTDKDPPTHFSRTIYEKFYFAFFKLYNIITQLNPDVIIGTHPSPVDMVSQLKKRGQINIPIISVVTDFTIHPYWINDYTDYIIVHHENLVYEAVKKGAVEKKVLPLGIPINPSFSISHEKKQILAELNLEDKPTILIMGGSLGLGNIEDIVEMVCRICDESYQIIVVAGKNKTLKKSLEGGAFGKKIRVFGFIDFIDKLMEISNILITKPGGLTCAEALSRKLPMILISPIPGQEERNTFYLINNGAAAYVKNVDSFDIVFNQIIKNPQRLEHMKLACTFLAKPNSSIEIVEFIRGMVG